Within the Arthrobacter caoxuetaonis genome, the region CGGCTCAGTGCAGCGATTTATCCCCAGCACGGGTATCCCTTCCACCTGGTCCACGAGGTGCTTTACCGGATTGCGGAGGACGGGGGACTGTCCGTGCGCCAGTCACTGACCAGCCTTTCCGCAGCGCGGGCACCGTTCGCGCTGGGGGCACATCCCTTCCTGCGGCTGGGGGAAGTGCCCACCGAGGACCTCATCCTGCAGGTCGATGCCGGTACGCGGCTCACCACGGACGCGTCGATGATTCCGGACGGACAGGAGCCCGTCACCGGGGACTGGGACCTTCGCAGCGGCCGGAGAGTGGGTTCGCTCGCGCTGGACACCGCCTACACGGACCTGACGCAGCGCGGCGGCAAATACCGGCATGTCCTCACCGCACCGGACGGGCGGTCCGTGCAGCTGTGGGCCGGGCCGAGCTATGGCTACGTGCATGTTTTCGTGACGGACCAGTTCCCCGGCCGCAGCTGCGCCGTAGCCCTGGAGCCAATGACAGCGCCCGCCAACGCCTTCAACTCCGGCGAAGGGCTGCGATGGCTGGAGCCGGGAAGCGCCTTTAGCGCCGAGTGGGGTATTCAGGCCGCACTGTGAGACTGCCGGGACCCGTAACTGTCAGGGAACTAACACCGCATTATGGAAAGATAACCCCATGAGACCCCATGCCCGCCGGGTTGCCGCGCCCAAGGCCGTCCAGGCCGCAGCGGTGCGCTCCAGCCGTGCCGGTGACGATGTTCCCTATGCCCTGCGCGTCAGCGCGTCCTGGGCATGGCGCCTTGGCGTCGTGCTCCTGGTCAGCGGCGGGCTGGTCTGGATTCTTGGGCACTTTTCGCTCCTGATCATTCCGCTGATGATCGCAGCCCTGATCGCCGGACTGCTGGCCCCCATCAGTTCCTGGCTCCGGCGGAACAAGGTGCCCTCCGGGCTCGCCGTAGCGGTAACCATCGTGTCCTTCCTCGGCCTGATCGTCGCCGCGCTCACCCTGGTGGGGCGGCAGCTGGCGCTGGGCTTCCGCGACCTGTGGGATGAACTGCTGAACGGGTTCACCCAGTTCCAGGACTGGCTTGAGTCCGGGCCGCTGCAGGTGACCTCCACCCAGATTGACGAGCTGCTGAAGGAGGCAACTTCCGCGCTGCAGAACAATTCCGCGAGTATCCTCTCCGGTGCCGTCAGCGTCGGCAGCAGCGCCGGGCACTTTGCCGCCGGAGTCCTGCTGACGCTCTTCGCGCTGGTGTTCTTCCTGCTCGACGGTCGGCGGATCTGGCGCTTTGTCGCCGGGCTGATGCCGCGCCGCGCCAAGGCTGCCGCCTACGGGGCGGGAATCCGCGGCTGGGAATCCATGACCAATTACGTCCGTGTGCAGCTGGTCGTCGCGTTTATCGATGCGGTCGGCATCGGTGCCGGCGCTGCGATTATCGGTGTGCCGCTGGCGCTGCCGCTGTCCGTCCTGGTGTTCCTGGGTTCCTTTATCCCGCTGATCGGTGCCGTCATCACAGGATCTATTGCCGTCCTGCTGGCCCTGGTAGCCAACGGCTGGCTCAACGCAGTGATTATGCTGGGAATCGTGCTGCTGATTCAGCAGGTCGAATCCCACATCCTGCAGCCCCTGATCATGGGCCGCGCAGTCTCGCTGCACCCGCTCGCCGTCATCCTGGCGGTGACGGGCGGAACCCTGGTCGCAGGCATTGCAGGCGCACTCTTCGCCGTGCCGCTGATGGCAATCGTCAACTCGATGGTCCGGTACATCGCGGCCCGGCGCTGGGAACAGGACCCGCTGCTGACTCCGGACAATCTTTTCGGACCGCCCGGCGCGCCGCCGCAGGATGAAGAACCCGACGACGAGCAGGAAGAGTCCGAACCCGCCGCCCGCCGCGACGACGAAACCCGATCCACAGAGTCCAAAAAACCTTCAGCATCCTCAGAATCCACAGCAAGAGAACAAGAGAACCAGCCTTGACCGACGCACCCCAGCTGCCCGTGACCCTTGACGACATCCAGGCCGCGGCCAAACTCCTGGACGGCGTGATTGCCCATACGCCCATTGAGCAGTCCCGGGCGCTGGGAAGGCTCACCGGCTCCAACGTTTTCCTCAAGTGCGAAAACCTGCAGCGTGCCGGGTCCTTCAAGGTCCGTGGTGCCTATGTCCGCATGGCAAAACTCAGTGACGAGGAGAAAGCACGCGGCGTCGTCGCGGCGTCGGCAGGCAACCATGCCCAGGGCGTGGCTGTCGCGGCTGCCCGCCTGGGCATCGCCGCACGGATTTACATGCCGCTCGGCGTCGCCCTGCCCAAGCTGGCCGCAACCCAGGGGCACGGAGCCGAAGTCGTCCTGCACGGCCATAACGTTGACGAGGCCCTCGCAGAGGCCCAGCGCTTTGCGGACGAAACCGGGGCAGTGTTTGTCCACCCGTTCGACAACGTGGACATCGTCGCGGGGCAGGGAACCCTCGGACTGGAACTGCTCGACCAAATTCCTGAGCTGGACACCGTGCTGATGGGCGTTGGCGGCGGCGGCCTGCTGGCAGGCGTAGCCGTTGCCATCAAGGAACGGGCCAGGGAGCTGGGCCGCGAGGTGCGGATCATCGGCGTCCAGGCCGAAAACGCCGCTGCCTACCCGCCCTCCCTCGCCGCCGACGCCCTGGTGCCGCTGAGCAAGGTATCAACGATTGCCGATGGCATTGCCGTTGGCCGGCCGGGCCAGCTTCCCTTCTCGATCATCCGCGAACTGGTCGACGACGTCGTGACGGTCAGTGAAGATTCGCTGGCACGTGCCCTGATCTTCCTGCTGGAGCGGGCCAAGCTGGTGGTTGAACCGGCCGGCGCCGTGGGCGTGGCCGCGCTCCTCGACGGAAAAATCGAGAATCCGGGCACCACCGCGGTCATCCTCTCGGGCGGAAACATCGATCCGATGCTTATGCTGAAGGTTATCCAGCGCGGCCTCGCAGCCGCCGGGCGTTACCTGGTGGTGCGGATGCTGCTGGATGACCGTCCGGGTTCACTGGCGACAATCTCGCGGATCATCGCCGAGTCGGACGCCAATGTCACCGGAGTGGACCACACCAGGGTGGGAGGGTCGATCAGCATGGGAGACGTGGCAATCACGATCAACATGGAGACCAAGGGTCACGAGCACTGTGAAAAGGTCCTGCAGAACCTTCGGGCCGAAGGCTTCCATCCCGTAGTGCTGCACGGGTAGCCCATGCTGGCCCGCCGTGCGAAAAGTGCCCTCCTGGCAGCCGCCTGCTTTACGGCCCTCCTGTGGCTGGCGTATTTCCTCACCCTGCCCCTCCAGAACAGCCTCCTGCCGGAACTCGGAATCCTTCCCCGGCAGCTGGAAGGCCTGGACGGAATTCTTTTCGCCCCGCTGCTCCATACCGGAACCGGGCACCTGATCAGCAACAGCCTGCCGCTGCTGGCGTTCGCTTTCCTCGTCCTGCTGGAAGGGCTCCGCCGGTTCGCTGCCGTGACAGCCATCTGCTGGCTGGCCTCGGGCATCGGAGTCTGGCTCTTCGGAGGCGGGCTCACGATTGGCATATCCGGCGTCGTCTTTGGACTCTTCGCGTACCTGATCGTCCGCGGCTTCTACAACCGCAGCCTGCCGCAGATCCTGATCGCGGGCGTGCTGTTCCTGGTGTATGGATCCATCCTGTGGGGCATCCTGCCGACCGCCGCCGGAGTTTCCTGGCAGTCACACCTCTTTGGTGCCGCCGGGGGAGTGCTGGCGGCCATCGTGCTCCGCACGGACCCCGACCGGACACAAAAACGGGTCCGCCCCTAGGGACGGACCCGCGTTTGAGGGCGGTTGGCGGCTGCTAGCCCGCGTACGGTGTTGCCGAGACGATCTCGACTGAAATGTTCTTGCCGTTGGGTGCGGTGTAGGTTGTGGCATCGCCGGCCTTCAGGCCCTGGATGGCTGCGCCCAGCGGAGACTTCTCGCTGTACACGTCGATGTCGCTGTCCCCGGCAATCTCGCGGCTGCCCAGCAGGAACTGTTCCAGGTCTCCCGCGATCCGGGCCTCGACCAGCATGCCGGGTTCGACCACGCCGTCGTCCGCCGGTGCTTCGCCGACCTGGGCGGTCTCCAAAAGCTGCGTCAGCTGGCGGATCCGGGCCTCAGCCTTGCCCTGTTCCTCCTTGGCAGCGTGGTAACCGCCGTTCTCCTTCAAATCGCCCTCGGACCGTGCCTGTTCGATTCGAGCCACGATTTCGGTGCGGCCGGGGCCGGACAGGTGGTCGAGTTCCGCCTTCAGGCGGTCGTAAGACTCTTGCGTGAGCCAGGCAACAGATGTGCTGTTGGTAGACACGGGTCTCTCCTTAGATGAACATCCGGACCGCTGAAAACCTGGTCCGGCTTGGCTGAAATTGCTGCGCGGCCGGTTGGCCTTACAAGCAAAGACCCCGCTCATGTGGTGACCGGTTCGCTCGGAATTGAATCCGGTGATCACCTGGGCGGGGCGTAACGTAGCCTCCATACTAGTCAGCCGGAGGCACAAACCCAAGACCGCCGGGCGGTTTCCCTCTGCGAGGGGTCCGGGCCCTACTGTTCCGCGTCGATAACCCAGCAGGCGTTGGCGCCTCCGGTCACGCCGAGCGAATCAGTGCGCACAGCGACGCTCAGGGACACGGTGCCGGTCTCGGCAGGTCCGATCCGGACAGTCTTCCAGCCGACGACGGCGTAGCTGTCGTTGAGGACCTGGACGGCGCAGTCGACCGTGACATCCGTTGGCTTGGTGACTGTGAAGTCGACGACGGCGGTTGAGGCATCGGGGATGGTGAAGCCCACGTCCTTGGAAGTCACTGTCCCGGCTCCGGTGGGAATAGCCATGAAGACTGCGGCACCCACGGCCGCAGCACCGGCCACCGAAGCGAGGATGGTCTTTGTGCGCCGGCTCATGCCGGGCTTGGGGGTGCCGTAGCGATTGGCTAACCTTGTCTCAGAAGACATTCCGTCCACGGGGCGCTCGGAAGCAGGCTGGCCGCCGGCTGCCTCTTCAGTACCATCCTCAGTGCTCACCGCTTCATTTTACCGAACATTCAGACCGGCCTTTTGCCGGA harbors:
- a CDS encoding aldose 1-epimerase family protein produces the protein MTTGNNAPAVPATGEQFRLERGRASAVVGSLGGALRSFTVDGIQLVETYPDDAIPPSAAGILLAPWPNRVAGGRWTLDGREQQLDITDPARGNAIHGLLRNTGYAPVEVSGDAVRLSAAIYPQHGYPFHLVHEVLYRIAEDGGLSVRQSLTSLSAARAPFALGAHPFLRLGEVPTEDLILQVDAGTRLTTDASMIPDGQEPVTGDWDLRSGRRVGSLALDTAYTDLTQRGGKYRHVLTAPDGRSVQLWAGPSYGYVHVFVTDQFPGRSCAVALEPMTAPANAFNSGEGLRWLEPGSAFSAEWGIQAAL
- a CDS encoding AI-2E family transporter — translated: MRPHARRVAAPKAVQAAAVRSSRAGDDVPYALRVSASWAWRLGVVLLVSGGLVWILGHFSLLIIPLMIAALIAGLLAPISSWLRRNKVPSGLAVAVTIVSFLGLIVAALTLVGRQLALGFRDLWDELLNGFTQFQDWLESGPLQVTSTQIDELLKEATSALQNNSASILSGAVSVGSSAGHFAAGVLLTLFALVFFLLDGRRIWRFVAGLMPRRAKAAAYGAGIRGWESMTNYVRVQLVVAFIDAVGIGAGAAIIGVPLALPLSVLVFLGSFIPLIGAVITGSIAVLLALVANGWLNAVIMLGIVLLIQQVESHILQPLIMGRAVSLHPLAVILAVTGGTLVAGIAGALFAVPLMAIVNSMVRYIAARRWEQDPLLTPDNLFGPPGAPPQDEEPDDEQEESEPAARRDDETRSTESKKPSASSESTAREQENQP
- the ilvA gene encoding threonine ammonia-lyase produces the protein MTDAPQLPVTLDDIQAAAKLLDGVIAHTPIEQSRALGRLTGSNVFLKCENLQRAGSFKVRGAYVRMAKLSDEEKARGVVAASAGNHAQGVAVAAARLGIAARIYMPLGVALPKLAATQGHGAEVVLHGHNVDEALAEAQRFADETGAVFVHPFDNVDIVAGQGTLGLELLDQIPELDTVLMGVGGGGLLAGVAVAIKERARELGREVRIIGVQAENAAAYPPSLAADALVPLSKVSTIADGIAVGRPGQLPFSIIRELVDDVVTVSEDSLARALIFLLERAKLVVEPAGAVGVAALLDGKIENPGTTAVILSGGNIDPMLMLKVIQRGLAAAGRYLVVRMLLDDRPGSLATISRIIAESDANVTGVDHTRVGGSISMGDVAITINMETKGHEHCEKVLQNLRAEGFHPVVLHG
- a CDS encoding rhomboid family intramembrane serine protease, yielding MLARRAKSALLAAACFTALLWLAYFLTLPLQNSLLPELGILPRQLEGLDGILFAPLLHTGTGHLISNSLPLLAFAFLVLLEGLRRFAAVTAICWLASGIGVWLFGGGLTIGISGVVFGLFAYLIVRGFYNRSLPQILIAGVLFLVYGSILWGILPTAAGVSWQSHLFGAAGGVLAAIVLRTDPDRTQKRVRP
- the greA gene encoding transcription elongation factor GreA, whose translation is MSTNSTSVAWLTQESYDRLKAELDHLSGPGRTEIVARIEQARSEGDLKENGGYHAAKEEQGKAEARIRQLTQLLETAQVGEAPADDGVVEPGMLVEARIAGDLEQFLLGSREIAGDSDIDVYSEKSPLGAAIQGLKAGDATTYTAPNGKNISVEIVSATPYAG
- a CDS encoding DUF4307 domain-containing protein; translation: MSTEDGTEEAAGGQPASERPVDGMSSETRLANRYGTPKPGMSRRTKTILASVAGAAAVGAAVFMAIPTGAGTVTSKDVGFTIPDASTAVVDFTVTKPTDVTVDCAVQVLNDSYAVVGWKTVRIGPAETGTVSLSVAVRTDSLGVTGGANACWVIDAEQ